In Flammeovirgaceae bacterium 311, one DNA window encodes the following:
- a CDS encoding hypothetical protein (COG0752 Glycyl-tRNA synthetase, alpha subunit), with translation MKKHILHLLIVCYIGALFPLAAWSQSSDRAILKDKLYFYYVPQPNDASAGKVILNNEQIFNGNETGSFWTNPNMAESQALVRGLLRDQSGGGEPLLQEYASQIVQIVNKPVLVYLYDDMTPLNQTAKNKWKMCPDDTESPIFRAWPCANNQTIVDDAVIELERCLGNTPPARLDGKMAGYMHMGAYHMRRHGIGWTKGTFIHELVHTQDFSDSRVHLFWVNGRRLRYGADQKHFIDEAVPNRAMTYKEGIANTITLLYQNSDANSRFEWFKNNHGMRVEINPHPVGSGAGNLHPCTVASSPSEDAWLYNLIINAGATEQGRSADNAYAFFKVRDLPARFIIHNEFVLALIFSEYVHHINFRNFINSLKASNNNLLRVSGSGTAMLFENMCYAGLPEGETLASVSASGVGGRRTYLLPLAYADYFTAFRSSNKNEFKELFENMLPDSWIDLYWDTAKDQVRGSVSMANIQRSDLTSIAIALGVNSSQP, from the coding sequence ATGAAAAAGCATATTTTACACCTACTAATAGTCTGTTATATAGGGGCACTTTTTCCACTAGCAGCATGGTCACAAAGCAGCGACCGAGCCATTTTAAAAGACAAGTTATACTTTTACTATGTGCCGCAGCCAAATGATGCTTCTGCAGGTAAAGTAATTCTGAATAACGAGCAGATTTTTAACGGAAACGAAACAGGCTCCTTCTGGACGAATCCAAACATGGCAGAGAGCCAGGCGCTGGTTCGGGGTTTGCTTCGGGATCAATCCGGTGGAGGAGAACCCTTACTGCAGGAATACGCCTCGCAGATTGTTCAGATCGTGAATAAGCCGGTTTTAGTATATCTCTATGATGATATGACACCCTTGAATCAAACTGCCAAAAACAAATGGAAAATGTGTCCTGACGATACTGAAAGTCCAATTTTTCGTGCATGGCCCTGTGCCAACAATCAAACCATAGTGGATGACGCAGTGATAGAACTGGAGAGGTGCCTGGGAAATACTCCCCCTGCCCGCTTAGATGGTAAAATGGCTGGATACATGCACATGGGAGCCTATCATATGCGCAGACACGGAATTGGATGGACTAAAGGAACCTTTATCCATGAATTGGTGCACACACAGGATTTCTCTGACTCAAGGGTGCATTTATTCTGGGTGAATGGCAGACGCTTACGGTATGGGGCAGATCAAAAACATTTCATTGATGAAGCCGTTCCTAACCGGGCGATGACCTATAAGGAAGGAATTGCCAATACCATTACCCTCTTATACCAAAACAGTGACGCTAACAGCCGGTTTGAGTGGTTTAAAAATAACCATGGCATGAGAGTAGAAATAAATCCACACCCTGTAGGTTCGGGTGCGGGTAATTTACACCCATGTACTGTCGCATCCTCTCCCAGTGAAGATGCCTGGCTGTATAATTTAATCATTAATGCAGGGGCTACAGAGCAAGGTAGAAGTGCTGACAATGCCTATGCCTTTTTTAAGGTAAGAGATCTTCCTGCCCGCTTTATAATCCATAATGAATTTGTGCTGGCCCTGATCTTTTCTGAATATGTACATCATATTAATTTCAGAAATTTCATCAATTCATTGAAAGCCTCCAATAATAATTTGCTTCGGGTAAGCGGAAGTGGTACAGCCATGCTTTTTGAAAACATGTGCTATGCAGGTCTGCCTGAGGGAGAAACTTTGGCAAGTGTTTCTGCTTCAGGTGTTGGCGGCAGGAGAACGTACCTGCTGCCCCTGGCTTATGCAGATTACTTCACGGCCTTCAGGTCCTCGAACAAAAATGAGTTTAAAGAACTGTTTGAGAATATGCTGCCCGATAGCTGGATTGATCTGTACTGGGATACTGCAAAAGACCAGGTAAGGGGTTCTGTTTCCATGGCTAACATTCAGAGAAGTGACTTAACTTCCATTGCAATAGCGCTGGGAGTTAACAGCTCCCAACCTTAA
- a CDS encoding hypothetical protein (COG1492 Cobyric acid synthase): MKFLISILLLLTSSFVCYSQGKESIISNWDKIILQDSYWGWGQYGNEFQLHRENYLLTSTNHEDSLTRSINPELINELLGSLKSDTLIQYDPLRMFGRDSLWLIHNAQQLWISYLGKRDESAEIDSIAVNTIRNYEKVKMAAWRMQGSHWTDDYPFTHLAVISGDDTLHIYSEGQYPYMMPWKVADQYVYNARIPSLIAQLLPDNLKTNKSRLAGERFEYFLIDKIHGQIRDSIQFIKAKRRYPRKFDILKRKFSILDAQLTTMSSIEWGGWFGSPCLELELRDKRQPKNIKISVVLGRRGKLHSIRPFLSKWESLIQQLNDNPVYRYTVQHETSYGEIHFVNRRSLSGEAKRAFLEDVKEKGQKKGNFRGRLKGAIFYELEEAMGEKRSFSRWIFLKDGTLVLWQFNGGFLMNLPSEIIAEKGYVCRIISAEDIRKAKPED; encoded by the coding sequence ATGAAATTCCTTATTTCCATCTTGCTTCTGTTAACCTCAAGTTTTGTTTGCTACTCCCAAGGCAAAGAAAGCATTATTAGCAATTGGGATAAGATCATCTTACAGGACTCCTATTGGGGGTGGGGTCAGTACGGTAATGAGTTCCAGCTACATAGAGAAAATTATCTGCTTACCTCCACGAATCACGAGGACTCCCTCACGAGAAGCATTAATCCTGAGCTAATCAATGAATTGCTTGGTTCTCTGAAATCGGATACCTTGATCCAGTATGATCCATTGCGAATGTTTGGTAGAGATTCCCTTTGGCTCATTCACAATGCCCAGCAGCTATGGATTTCATATTTAGGCAAACGTGATGAATCTGCCGAAATAGATTCTATTGCTGTGAATACCATTAGAAACTATGAAAAGGTAAAAATGGCAGCATGGAGAATGCAAGGCTCCCATTGGACGGATGATTATCCCTTCACTCATCTGGCAGTTATCAGTGGAGATGATACATTGCACATATATTCAGAGGGACAGTACCCCTACATGATGCCATGGAAAGTGGCAGATCAGTATGTTTACAATGCCAGAATTCCTTCCCTTATTGCTCAACTTCTGCCCGACAACCTCAAGACTAATAAATCTAGGCTGGCTGGTGAGCGCTTTGAGTACTTTCTGATAGATAAAATACATGGACAGATAAGAGACAGTATCCAGTTTATTAAAGCTAAAAGAAGGTATCCAAGAAAATTTGATATACTGAAACGTAAATTCAGCATCCTTGATGCACAATTAACTACAATGTCCTCCATTGAGTGGGGAGGCTGGTTTGGAAGTCCATGTCTTGAACTTGAGCTTAGAGATAAAAGACAGCCGAAAAATATTAAGATTTCAGTCGTGTTAGGGCGGAGAGGAAAGCTGCATTCAATTCGTCCATTTCTTAGTAAATGGGAAAGTCTAATCCAGCAGTTGAACGATAATCCAGTTTATCGTTATACCGTCCAGCATGAAACCAGTTATGGAGAAATCCATTTTGTCAATCGCAGGTCATTAAGTGGAGAAGCCAAGCGAGCCTTTTTGGAAGACGTAAAGGAAAAGGGGCAGAAAAAAGGCAATTTTAGAGGAAGACTAAAGGGAGCAATTTTCTATGAATTAGAAGAAGCTATGGGTGAGAAAAGAAGTTTCTCCCGATGGATTTTCCTAAAGGATGGAACGCTTGTCTTATGGCAGTTTAATGGAGGCTTTCTCATGAATTTACCAAGCGAAATCATTGCAGAGAAAGGCTATGTGTGTCGTATCATTTCTGCCGAAGATATACGAAAAGCAAAACCTGAAGATTGA
- a CDS encoding cellulose 1,4-beta-cellobiosidase, whose product MLFTAFSFTVQAKKDPTNRIRFNQLGFYPNGPKVAVITLEQGETFYVTTPDFTDTVFTGKLTQFTDSPFSDKKTRIADFTDFRQTGTFVVSVEGLYSRTFQIQPNLHKALADAAIKSFYFQRVSTALPEEFAGKWNRPMGHPDNQVVVHSSAASPKRPAGTIISSSRGWYDAGDYNKYIVNSGITTGTLLSLYEDFPEYVKKQNLNIPESRNNVPDLLDEALWNIRWMLTMQDPVDGGVYHKLTTPVFEGMIMPVNAKQTRYVVQKGTAATLDFAAVMAQAARVYKNYEQAFPGLADSLLTAATKAWTWAEKNPNVAYDQGAINNSHTPQIHTGAYGDGNFEDEKVWAAAELFITTGQNKYLKSVTVAPNDAAPLPSWAQVKTLGYYSLIRHENKLGKAAAKIMPQVKANVMKLANNLAAPVENNYYRTMIAQNEKSFGWGSNSTAANQSIAQIYAYKITGDKKYINNALTNLDYIMGRNATDYSFVTGFGHKTPMYPHHRLAEADGIAEPIPGFIAGGVNPEKQDGCYYPSPYADEVYVDDVCSYASNEIAINWNAPFAYLTTAMEALQQEVNYSSPAP is encoded by the coding sequence ATGCTTTTCACGGCATTTAGCTTTACCGTTCAGGCAAAGAAAGACCCTACGAACAGAATCAGATTTAATCAATTAGGCTTTTACCCAAATGGGCCTAAAGTGGCAGTTATTACCCTGGAACAGGGAGAGACATTTTATGTAACCACCCCAGATTTCACCGATACCGTTTTTACCGGTAAGCTAACTCAATTCACTGACTCCCCTTTTTCAGATAAAAAAACCAGAATTGCTGATTTCACTGACTTCAGGCAAACAGGTACCTTTGTGGTATCGGTAGAGGGGCTTTATTCAAGAACCTTTCAGATACAACCTAACCTTCATAAAGCACTGGCAGATGCAGCCATCAAATCATTTTATTTTCAGCGGGTTTCTACAGCACTGCCAGAAGAATTTGCAGGTAAATGGAACCGCCCTATGGGCCACCCCGACAATCAAGTAGTGGTGCATAGCTCCGCCGCCTCTCCTAAAAGACCTGCAGGAACGATTATTTCATCCTCCCGCGGATGGTACGATGCCGGCGACTATAACAAATATATTGTTAACTCTGGCATCACCACAGGTACCCTGCTGTCGCTCTATGAGGATTTCCCCGAATATGTAAAGAAACAAAACCTGAATATTCCGGAAAGCAGGAACAATGTACCAGACCTGCTGGATGAAGCGCTATGGAATATTCGCTGGATGCTTACCATGCAGGACCCCGTAGATGGAGGTGTATACCACAAGCTGACTACACCTGTTTTTGAAGGTATGATCATGCCCGTAAATGCGAAACAGACCCGTTATGTAGTTCAGAAAGGCACTGCCGCCACCCTCGATTTTGCTGCAGTAATGGCCCAGGCGGCCAGGGTGTACAAAAATTACGAGCAGGCTTTTCCAGGTTTAGCAGACTCACTCCTTACTGCTGCAACAAAGGCCTGGACATGGGCGGAGAAGAACCCGAATGTTGCTTACGACCAGGGTGCAATCAATAATTCACATACGCCTCAGATTCATACAGGAGCGTATGGTGATGGTAACTTTGAAGATGAAAAGGTATGGGCAGCCGCAGAGCTCTTCATCACCACCGGGCAAAACAAATACCTGAAATCTGTAACCGTTGCCCCAAATGATGCAGCACCCCTGCCCTCCTGGGCACAGGTGAAAACACTTGGCTACTATAGCCTGATCAGGCATGAAAACAAGCTGGGCAAAGCTGCCGCTAAAATAATGCCCCAGGTGAAGGCAAATGTGATGAAACTGGCAAATAACCTGGCAGCACCGGTGGAGAATAACTATTACAGGACCATGATTGCACAGAATGAAAAAAGCTTTGGCTGGGGTAGTAATTCTACAGCTGCCAACCAGTCTATTGCCCAGATTTATGCATATAAGATTACCGGCGATAAGAAATACATCAATAATGCGCTTACTAACCTGGATTACATCATGGGCAGAAATGCCACAGATTACTCATTTGTAACAGGATTTGGGCACAAAACACCGATGTATCCACACCACAGACTGGCAGAGGCCGATGGCATAGCAGAGCCTATACCAGGTTTTATAGCCGGTGGTGTAAATCCTGAAAAACAGGACGGCTGTTACTATCCTTCTCCCTATGCAGATGAGGTATATGTGGACGATGTGTGCTCTTATGCTTCCAACGAAATTGCTATTAACTGGAATGCACCATTTGCCTACCTGACCACCGCCATGGAAGCCCTGCAGCAAGAGGTAAATTATTCAAGCCCTGCTCCTTGA
- a CDS encoding hypothetical protein (COG0200 Ribosomal protein L15): MKSFFNSYALKRLMFITACWLLMHPGSGQILDNENKISVELSDGTRVTLYGAAKPLSDEKSVDFYYLPTNLKLAKKADGTPQFLFLKYTSEERSDNKGISGGILHMLMEYGLDKEQEKELSRLLDRKQKGAQLKGMAQVKPDGDHSVQVISATLSNTNMTRKLVFSGKAPSLPGNKIALAADLDEKGAQLLAATFEKTGSISDLSITLAFQYSTLFPAARGYILEDYSKLDSLNLVDSASYTHSKKEEKDYGEKAINGIVGGLVGGPIGAAIGWFGSGNKEENHFTYDEAHQLYSFLEENEVIQMHFEENLNDERVAKIRDTYFQYFLNSFTERSAAAPPAKPGRKEIADIPDIKHGNSYKFTRHFVESILEKRKRVFNLNYKTAVTNSFQLTENLSSWYNGVKDNPACVGVINLNDPFFTHRDIQLVLDLDAEDMFGKELNLVTVSLRKKRDLESTNDFYQQITFDKKFFEEKGNRATITYSRAEDENPEAFEYQVQWSLRGGNIYPQQDSSWIKGSWQGITLYPPVRPEEIHFEADLEELKSLDIRNATLQLRYKKFDREVETNFNISLSGDQPGVKKTIYLDKDTEGYVYRLVFTHKHKGVMAMPWQPRINTNYLFAVVPEELRKGDESFIEKAIEAGRTIVSASGNGEVKEEARVLDRFKDIVMNE; this comes from the coding sequence ATGAAAAGTTTTTTCAATTCATATGCCCTCAAGCGGCTGATGTTTATAACGGCTTGTTGGTTGCTGATGCATCCTGGATCAGGCCAGATCCTGGATAATGAAAACAAGATCTCCGTTGAATTGTCTGATGGCACCCGCGTAACCTTATATGGAGCGGCCAAGCCCCTTTCAGACGAAAAGTCAGTGGATTTCTACTACCTGCCTACCAACCTGAAGCTGGCAAAGAAAGCAGATGGAACACCGCAGTTCCTGTTTCTGAAATACACCAGCGAGGAGAGGAGCGATAACAAAGGAATTAGTGGAGGCATTTTACACATGCTGATGGAGTATGGCCTCGACAAAGAACAGGAGAAGGAACTGTCTCGTCTGCTCGACAGAAAACAGAAGGGAGCCCAGCTAAAAGGAATGGCACAGGTAAAGCCCGATGGAGATCATTCTGTACAGGTGATATCTGCGACGTTATCGAATACGAACATGACCCGTAAGCTTGTGTTTTCTGGTAAAGCACCCAGCTTACCCGGAAATAAAATAGCCCTGGCTGCCGATCTGGATGAAAAGGGGGCACAGTTGCTGGCCGCTACTTTCGAAAAAACTGGTTCAATTTCTGATTTATCCATCACACTTGCTTTCCAGTATTCAACCCTTTTCCCTGCAGCACGGGGATACATATTAGAAGACTACAGCAAGCTCGACAGCCTGAACCTGGTAGATTCTGCTTCTTACACCCACTCCAAAAAAGAGGAAAAGGACTATGGAGAAAAAGCCATCAATGGTATTGTGGGCGGCCTGGTAGGAGGGCCCATTGGGGCTGCCATCGGATGGTTTGGATCAGGCAATAAAGAAGAAAATCACTTTACCTACGATGAAGCGCATCAGCTCTATTCCTTTCTGGAAGAGAACGAAGTAATACAGATGCATTTTGAGGAAAACCTGAATGATGAGCGGGTGGCCAAGATCCGCGATACCTACTTTCAGTACTTCCTGAACAGTTTTACCGAGAGAAGCGCAGCTGCACCCCCTGCCAAACCAGGCAGAAAGGAAATTGCCGATATCCCGGATATCAAACATGGCAACTCCTACAAGTTTACCCGCCATTTCGTAGAGTCAATCCTGGAAAAGCGCAAAAGGGTTTTTAACCTGAATTATAAAACAGCAGTTACCAACTCTTTCCAGCTTACCGAAAACCTTTCCTCCTGGTACAATGGTGTAAAGGACAACCCTGCCTGTGTGGGTGTAATCAACCTGAACGATCCCTTCTTTACGCACCGCGATATTCAGCTGGTGCTGGACCTGGACGCAGAGGATATGTTCGGAAAGGAGCTGAATCTGGTAACTGTAAGCCTCCGTAAAAAACGCGATCTGGAAAGCACAAACGATTTTTACCAGCAGATCACCTTTGATAAGAAGTTTTTTGAAGAAAAAGGCAATCGCGCCACCATTACCTATTCAAGGGCAGAAGATGAAAACCCCGAAGCATTTGAATACCAGGTACAGTGGAGCCTGCGGGGTGGCAACATTTACCCGCAACAGGACAGCAGCTGGATAAAAGGAAGCTGGCAGGGTATTACACTCTATCCGCCCGTACGCCCTGAAGAAATTCATTTTGAAGCTGACCTGGAAGAGCTTAAAAGTCTGGATATCCGGAATGCTACCCTGCAGTTGCGCTACAAAAAGTTCGACCGGGAGGTTGAGACTAACTTTAACATAAGCCTTTCCGGAGATCAGCCAGGGGTAAAAAAGACCATTTACCTGGATAAGGATACCGAGGGTTACGTTTACCGCCTTGTTTTTACCCATAAGCATAAAGGAGTAATGGCGATGCCCTGGCAGCCAAGAATCAATACCAATTACCTGTTTGCCGTGGTGCCCGAAGAACTAAGAAAAGGAGATGAATCCTTTATTGAAAAAGCCATAGAGGCAGGGAGAACCATTGTAAGTGCTTCCGGTAACGGTGAGGTAAAGGAGGAAGCCAGGGTATTGGACCGATTCAAAGACATCGTGATGAACGAATAA
- a CDS encoding phage integrase codes for MKNAEIRTRLSKDKSTLTVEAYVSLQRIPFQRSTGVVIPAKSWDSKTMRVLPAEPNYKELNTQISDYLDMINEHLAKLGTQGTKTELLALVDGKVQPAQVVEEKKVSLMDVMKILIADSVSGVRKGPREKQIAPQSITQYKVTKKKIFEFAEETGYDLTDWERIQKDFHVEFKNWMYSKGLVDATLHRNFKNLKAGVNYVQNEEVLELPVRINTKKLKVNKGVRDDVFFLLPDEQNILWNMTFNDVRLERSREALNRTRDLWMVQSNLVLRINALNSIREEHYHRAGADHFLKVWDKKAAKWVTHQLDKTVVEIIERWKGKLPEGYLIPNNIAEANYREHIKEMIGELGKFINQLVENGQAKRLGLTVRDLHIITTVQKPKNGDYVKITQPYYKFFSSHEARRSGICALILEGVDREIVKKKATHSENSVEISRYYKILDIYMNNAVHQRQENRFKKLNFTQQLELA; via the coding sequence ATGAAGAACGCAGAAATCAGAACCAGACTCTCCAAAGACAAATCAACTCTGACCGTGGAGGCTTATGTTTCTCTCCAGCGCATACCTTTTCAGAGGTCTACAGGTGTGGTAATACCCGCCAAAAGTTGGGACTCTAAAACCATGAGAGTGCTCCCAGCAGAGCCCAATTATAAGGAGCTCAACACCCAGATATCTGACTACCTTGATATGATAAATGAGCACCTCGCGAAGCTGGGTACTCAGGGTACAAAGACCGAACTCCTCGCGCTGGTTGATGGTAAAGTACAGCCTGCTCAGGTAGTGGAAGAGAAGAAAGTCAGCCTCATGGACGTAATGAAAATACTGATTGCTGACAGCGTCTCGGGTGTGAGGAAAGGCCCAAGAGAGAAACAAATTGCTCCACAATCCATCACCCAGTACAAAGTCACTAAGAAAAAGATTTTTGAATTTGCAGAGGAGACAGGGTATGACCTGACAGACTGGGAGCGTATTCAGAAAGACTTTCACGTGGAGTTTAAAAATTGGATGTACAGCAAAGGTCTGGTCGACGCAACGCTTCACCGCAACTTCAAAAACCTGAAGGCTGGGGTCAACTATGTGCAGAACGAAGAAGTTCTGGAGCTCCCTGTTCGTATTAATACCAAAAAGCTGAAGGTCAATAAAGGGGTACGTGATGATGTGTTTTTCCTCTTGCCAGATGAGCAGAATATTCTATGGAATATGACTTTCAATGATGTGCGTCTGGAGCGGAGTAGGGAAGCTCTCAACCGTACCCGCGACCTGTGGATGGTTCAGTCAAATCTTGTGCTCCGTATTAATGCACTTAATAGTATAAGAGAGGAGCATTACCACCGTGCAGGTGCTGACCACTTCCTGAAGGTATGGGACAAGAAAGCAGCCAAGTGGGTGACTCACCAGCTCGATAAAACTGTGGTTGAAATCATTGAGCGTTGGAAAGGTAAACTCCCAGAAGGTTATCTCATCCCGAACAACATTGCTGAAGCCAATTACAGAGAGCACATAAAGGAGATGATTGGTGAGCTGGGGAAATTCATCAACCAGCTAGTGGAGAATGGTCAGGCCAAAAGACTGGGTCTGACCGTGAGAGACCTTCATATCATTACAACTGTTCAGAAGCCGAAAAACGGGGACTATGTTAAAATCACTCAGCCGTATTACAAATTCTTCAGCTCTCATGAAGCTCGTCGCTCTGGTATCTGTGCTCTGATTCTGGAAGGTGTTGACAGGGAGATCGTCAAAAAGAAAGCGACCCACTCCGAGAACTCTGTGGAGATTTCCAGATATTACAAAATTCTTGATATCTACATGAACAACGCAGTTCACCAGCGTCAGGAAAACCGCTTCAAAAAACTTAACTTTACCCAGCAACTCGAACTCGCCTAA
- a CDS encoding RepB (COG5527 Protein involved in initiation of plasmid replication), translating to MSTTEPEICDNGVKPLLVAQHNYLARAYLHFSDMEAKIFTQMLRQVMGDTETKKFKIKLTEVIPDTDSGGWREQVDKACMNLYRMDINVKKLEAPYASTRKKDWHWVRIVQEMGMDYGTGYIKGMLTDTVKGYLLGLNEFYTVAELEKLLTLPSGYAHRLFWILQSYETIEGSRKTFEVDDIKKMLCGVPNPENTECTKVYPAYAEYKDFNRCVLKPALKEVSKLLNYTVKSNKQGNKVVSLTFIFPDGEAKRKEMLEKRKKKREAKNNSGTKKGAGLSARVTGGAVYTAPLSIKEEKYKYRSIPQLLECYPDQQKFEQTLDKMMADGWEVDPDNRQQLRIEMEKFLKINSKK from the coding sequence ATGTCAACTACTGAACCTGAAATTTGTGACAACGGTGTAAAGCCTCTCCTCGTCGCTCAACACAATTATCTCGCCCGAGCCTACCTTCATTTTTCAGATATGGAGGCGAAAATCTTCACGCAGATGCTCAGACAGGTGATGGGGGATACCGAAACAAAGAAATTCAAGATTAAGCTTACTGAGGTTATCCCAGATACCGATTCAGGCGGCTGGCGCGAACAGGTCGATAAAGCCTGTATGAATCTGTACAGGATGGACATTAATGTGAAAAAGCTGGAAGCCCCCTACGCATCAACACGAAAAAAAGACTGGCATTGGGTTCGCATTGTGCAGGAGATGGGGATGGATTACGGTACAGGTTACATAAAGGGGATGCTGACCGATACGGTAAAAGGATATTTACTTGGCCTGAATGAGTTTTATACCGTTGCCGAGCTGGAGAAACTTTTAACTCTACCGAGCGGGTACGCGCATCGCCTTTTTTGGATTCTACAGAGTTACGAAACCATCGAAGGAAGTAGAAAGACATTTGAAGTTGATGATATAAAAAAGATGCTTTGTGGTGTCCCAAACCCTGAAAATACAGAATGTACAAAGGTTTACCCAGCGTATGCAGAGTACAAAGATTTTAATCGATGTGTTTTGAAACCTGCTCTTAAAGAGGTGAGCAAGCTCCTGAACTATACAGTGAAGTCAAATAAGCAGGGAAATAAGGTGGTCTCGCTGACTTTCATATTTCCAGATGGTGAGGCGAAGCGTAAGGAGATGCTAGAGAAGAGAAAGAAAAAAAGAGAAGCGAAGAACAATTCAGGCACAAAAAAAGGAGCGGGGCTGTCTGCTCGGGTGACTGGCGGGGCTGTCTACACAGCTCCCCTGTCAATAAAGGAAGAGAAGTACAAATATAGATCTATCCCACAATTATTAGAATGCTACCCAGACCAGCAGAAGTTTGAGCAGACTCTCGACAAAATGATGGCAGATGGCTGGGAGGTCGACCCAGACAACAGGCAACAGCTAAGAATCGAAATGGAGAAGTTTCTAAAAATTAATTCGAAGAAATAA